A window of the Brassica napus cultivar Da-Ae chromosome C5, Da-Ae, whole genome shotgun sequence genome harbors these coding sequences:
- the LOC106397372 gene encoding probable beta-1,3-galactosyltransferase 14: MPSSPRLKLFHARTSPSTRRSTSLIVLTSLAIGLFGFIFGLAAIVFPSRTCLTNSPPKTVRVVWDVAGNSNGGNGLSGGVKRHKVMGFVGIQTGFGSAGRRRALRSTWMPSDPEGLRRLEESTGLAIRFIIGKTKDEKKMAELRSEIAEYDDFILLDIEEEYSKLPYKTLAFFKAAYALYDSEFYVKADDDIYLRPDRLSLLLAKERSHSQTYLGCLKKGPVFTDPKLKWYEPLADLLGKEYFLHAYGPIYALSADVVTSLVALKNNSFRMFSNEDVTIGAWMLAMNVNHENHKTLCERECSPYSIAVWDIPKCSGLCNPEKRMLELHKIESCSKSPTLPSEDE; this comes from the exons ATGCCGTCTTCTCCGAGGCTGAAGCTCTTCCACGCGCGTACATCACCCTCCACGCGCCGATCGACGTCTCTGATCGTCCTCACCTCTCTCGCGATCGGGCTATTCGGATTCATCTTCGGACTCGCCGCCATTGTTTTCCCGAGCCGGACATGCCTCACGAACTCCCCTCCGAAGACGGTGCGAGTCGTCTGGGACGTCGCCGGGAATAGTAACGGTGGTAATGGCCTCAGCGGCGGAGTGAAGAGGCATAAGGTGATGGGATTCGTCGGTATCCAAACCGGATTCGGATCAGCTGGGAGGAGACGAGCGCTCAGGAGCACGTGGATGCCGTCCGATCCAGAAGGGCTTCGTCG CTTGGAGGAGTCAACAGGATTGGCTATCAGGTTTATCATAGGCAAGACCAAAGATGAAAAGAAGATGGCTGAGCTTAGAAGCGAGATTGCAGAGTATGATGACTTTATACTGCTCGATATCGAGGAGGAGTACAGTAAGCTCCCATACAAAAC TTTGGCTTTCTTCAAAGCTGCGTATGCTCTGTATGATTCGGAGTTCTATGTCAAAGCTGATGATGATATCTATTTGAGGCCAG ATCGTTTGTCTTTGCTGTTGGCTAAAGAGAGGAGCCACTCGCAGACATACCTAGGATGCTTGAAAAAAGGTCCTGTTTTCACAGATCCAAAGCTTAAATG GTATGAGCCTTTGGCAGATTTGCTGGGGAAGGAGTACTTTCTTCATGCTTATGGCCCCATCTATGCTCTTTCTGCTGATGTTGTCACCAGTTTGGTTGCCCTCAAGAATAACAG TTTCAGGATGTTTAGCAACGAGGACGTGACAATAGGTGCGTGGATGTTGGCAATGAACGTCAACCACGAGAACCACAAGACCCTTTGTGAACGAGAGTGCTCACCCTACTCCATTGCTGTTTGGGATATACCAAAATGCTCAG GGCTTTGTAACCCAGAGAAAAGGATGTTGGAACTTCACAAGATAGAGAGCTGCTCAAAGAGCCCAACTTTGCCATCGGAAGATGAGTGA
- the LOC106399930 gene encoding TPR repeat-containing thioredoxin TTL2-like has translation MLKPIKHVSEPDTVADKLRRSLNMTNNKQDNVHVEFGSPITPLQTQPSGLTSAATTTSNSSFSSSSSGSVSGRAVHTPASTKSDSGRSNPSAVQSSRATAPSASQTSKTSNPSAAKSSKSTTSGSSNPAGAKAGSNPRPGRVSSASDSASGSTKRSTKSSTPPPQPVKILPGGNLFPSGKVHITGMTQGVPKRMILGPGSKSYGYGSVMRGTNSYSSTPAKLTTSSGSSSGALVISRCASGGGGSEVDTSWKRVMNSPNPEEVKRLGNEMFKKGCFSEALKFYDRALELSPSNATYRSNRAAALSGLGRIAEAVVECEHAIKLDPNFARAHHRLATLLLRLGQVDNAGKHFFYVEEPSDPMVVKVLEEVDRHLNKCAEARGRGEWNIVLTEVSAAMESGADMSPQLAMCKVEALMKLLRLDEAQTILASAPKIEILLPSSFTRIRFFDMISEAYTYFVKSQMELALGRFENAVTFIEKASEMEPRNGEIETLNRNVKMIVRARDRGNGLYGSERYTEASAAYAEGLKFDPYNATLFSHRADCFFKVGMWESSIEDCSHALLILPSCTKARRQRAASYSKLERWAEAVSDYEILRKELSYDREIAESLFHAQVALKKSRGEVVLNMEFGGEVEEVFSLEELKAALTRPGVSVVLFMKAFDQQCKEISIFMDALCIRYPSLHFLKVEIEKCPEVGDAEKVRVVPTFKIYKVGIRMKEIVCPSKEALEISVRHYGL, from the exons ATGTTGAAGCCCATTAAACATGTGTCGGAACCTGACACTGTCGCCGATAAGCTTCGCAGATCACTGAATATGACAAACAATAAACAAGACAATGTTCATGTCGAATTCGGATCGCCAATTACTCCGCTTCAGACACAACCGAGTGGACTCACCTCGGCGGCAACCACCACTTCCAACAGTAGCTTCAGTTCTAGCTCATCCGGATCGGTATCGGGTCGTGCCGTACACACTCCGGCTTCAACAAAATCCGACTCCGGTCGGTCAAATCCCTCCGCCGTACAATCTTCTAGGGCCACCGCTCCCTCCGCCTCTCAAACTTCTAAGACAAGCAATCCCTCCGCCGCTAAATCTTCCAAGTCCACCACTTCCGGGTCTAGCAACCCCGCCGGCGCTAAAGCAGGGTCGAACCCGAGACCGGGACGGGTCTCTTCAGCGTCGGACTCAGCTTCTGGCTCAACAAAACGATCAACAAAAAGCTCGACTCCGCCGCCGCAGCCGGTGAAAATCCTCCCCGGCGGGAATCTTTTCCCGTCCGGGAAGGTTCATATAACAGGGATGACACAAGGAGTTCCCAAACGCATGATTCTCGGACCAGGCTCCAAGTCCTACGGATACGGTAGCGTAATGCGAGGAACAAACAGCTACTCGTCAACGCCTGCAAAGCTAACAACGAGTTCTGGTTCTTCCTCCGGTGCACTCGTAATCTCCCGCTGCGCTAGCGGTGGTGGTGGCTCCGAGGTGGATACGTCGTGGAAGAGAGTGATGAATAGTCCGAATCCAGAGGAAGTAAAGAGGCTTGGAAACGAAATGTTCAAGAAAGGTTGTTTCAGTGAGGCTTTGAAGTTTTACGACCGAGCGTTAGAGCTCTCGCCGAGTAATGCGACTTACCGCAGCAACCGAGCAGCTGCTTTGTCCGGTTTAGGTCGGATTGCTGAAGCTGTGGTTGAGTGTGAACATGCTATTAAACTGGATCCGAATTTTGCAAGGGCTCATCATCGTTTAGCCACATTGCTTCTTAG ATTAGGTCAAGTTGATAATGCGGGGAAGCACTTCTTTTATGTGGAGGAACCATCAGATCCAATGGTGGTGAAGGTGCTTGAAGAAGTTGATAGACACTTGAACAAATGCGCAGAAGCAAGAGGACGTGGTGAATGGAATATTGTTTTGACAGAAGTAAGTGCAGCTATGGAGTCTGGAGCTGATATGTCTCCTCAG CTAGCTATGTGTAAAGTTGAAGCACTAATGAAGCTCCTAAGGCTTGATGAGGCTCAGACAATACTAGCATCTGCCcccaaaatagaaatattattacCATCATCTTTCACACGGATTCGGTTTTTCGATATGATCTCTGAAGCttacacatattttgtaaaatctCAGATGGAATTGGCTCTAGGAAG GTTTGAAAATGCGGTTACATTTATAGAGAAAGCTTCAGAGATGGAACCACGAAACGGTGAAATTGAAACATTGAATAGAAACGTTAAAATGATTGTTAGGGCGCGTGATCGTGGTAACGGTCTTTATGGCTCAGAAAGATACACAGAAGCAAGTGCAGCTTATGCAGAAGGCCTTAAGTTTGATCCATACAATGCTACTTTGTTCAGTCATAGAGCTGATTGTTTCTTTAAAGTTGGGATGTGGGAGAGCTCAATAGAAGATTGTAGCCATGCATTGCTTATTCTACCGAGTTGCACAAAGGCTCGTCGTCAAAGAGCTGCCTCATACAGCAAG CTGGAGAGATGGGCTGAAGCAGTTAGCGATTATGAAATCTTGAGAAAGGAACTATCTTATGACAGAGAAATAGCTGAGTCTTTGTTTCATGCTCAAGTTGCATTGAAGAAATCTCGTGGAGAAGTAGTTTTAAACATGGAGTTTGGAGGTGAAGTTGAGGAGGTTTTTAGCCTTGAAGAGTTAAAAGCTGCATTGACACGTCCTG GAGTTTCTGTTGTACTTTTTATGAAAGCCTTTGATCAACAATGCAAAGAGATATCTATTTTCATGGATGCACTATGTATTCGTTACCCATCACTGCACTTCCTCAAG GTGGAGATAGAGAAATGTCCTGAAGTGGGTGATGCAGAGAAAGTGAGAGTTGTGCCAACCTTCAAGATTTACAAAGTTGGGATTAGGATGAAGGAGATTGTGTGCCCAAGCAAGGAAGCACTGGAGATTTCAGTGAGACACTATGGCCTTTAG